One region of Oryza sativa Japonica Group chromosome 5, ASM3414082v1 genomic DNA includes:
- the LOC136351272 gene encoding uncharacterized protein isoform X1, producing the protein MTHRQATTRQQSAARPPPPQSVPSPRPPPSTPVSSPAAGADLHPASRGGAGVLLLPPHSHPNPSHPASASNFVSSPAACADPHPASRGGARRPPSSTASSLAGKMGPRVVFMFIIAVMLLGDTSLAFDNAVGEKISNMETSLTMKVDPQLCQICEEFATEALFYLNENETQVEIIATLHQACSKFPSFKLECTKLVDYYVSLFFTKVTSLSPEEFCESVSLCHKVTFIRLPRHEDSCDLCHEVVDEILTDLENPDVELKIIEVLLKGCNNAENFVQKCKKLIIQNAPIILEHIKKFLKKRDFCNSIHVCGGKIIPARAGDLGALSAA; encoded by the exons ATGACCCATAGGCAGGCGACAACGCGGCAGCAGAGCGCTGcacgacctccgcctccccaATCCGTCCCgtctcctcgcccgccgccctcgactCCCGTCTCCTCGCCTGCCGctggcgccgatctccatcctgctagcagaggtggcgccggcgtcctcctgctcccgCCGCATTCGCATCCTAATCCATCCCATCCGGCCTCGGCCTCGAATTTCGTCTCCTCGCCCGCCGCttgcgccgatccccatcctgCGAGCAGAGGTGGCGCCCGGCGTCCTCCTTCTTCCACCGCATCGTCGCTCGCCG GCAAAATGGGCCCAAGAGTTGTATTTATGTTCATCATCGCTGTAATGCTTTTGGGAGATACAAGCTTGGCCTTTGATAATGCTG TTGGTGAAAAGATTTCAAATATGGAAACATCCCTGACAATGAAGGTAGATCCACAACTATGCCAAATTTGTGAGGAGTTTGCCACAGAAGCTCTCTTCTATCTTAATGAGAATGAGACCCAAGTTGAAATCATTGCCACTCTTCACCAAGCTTGTTCAAAATTTCCTTCTTTTAAGTTGGAG TGTACAAAATTGGTGGATTACTATGTTTCTCTTTTCTTCACAAAAGTTACTTCTTTAAGCCCAGAAGAATTTTGTGAATCAGTAAGTCTTTGTCACAAAGTGACATTCATTCGtctcccaagacatgaagaTTCTTGCGACCTTTGCCATGAGGTGGTTGATGAGATCCTTACTGATCTTGAAAATCCTGATGTGGAG CTTAAGATAATCGAGGTACTTCTGAAAGGATGCAACAATGCAGAAAATTTTGTACAAAAG TGCAAGAAGTTGATCATCCAAAATGCACCAATCATACTAGAACATATCAAGAAGTTTCTGAAGAAGAGAGATTTCTGCAATTCTATCCATGTATGTGGAGGCAAGATTATTCCTGCTAGAGCAGGAGACCTTGGGGCCCTTTCTGCTGCCTGA
- the LOC136351272 gene encoding uncharacterized protein isoform X3, with amino-acid sequence MYLTGKMGPRVVFMFIIAVMLLGDTSLAFDNAVGEKISNMETSLTMKVDPQLCQICEEFATEALFYLNENETQVEIIATLHQACSKFPSFKLECTKLVDYYVSLFFTKVTSLSPEEFCESVSLCHKVTFIRLPRHEDSCDLCHEVVDEILTDLENPDVELKIIEVLLKGCNNAENFVQKCKKLIIQNAPIILEHIKKFLKKRDFCNSIHVCGGKIIPARAGDLGALSAA; translated from the exons ATGTATCTAACAGGCAAAATGGGCCCAAGAGTTGTATTTATGTTCATCATCGCTGTAATGCTTTTGGGAGATACAAGCTTGGCCTTTGATAATGCTG TTGGTGAAAAGATTTCAAATATGGAAACATCCCTGACAATGAAGGTAGATCCACAACTATGCCAAATTTGTGAGGAGTTTGCCACAGAAGCTCTCTTCTATCTTAATGAGAATGAGACCCAAGTTGAAATCATTGCCACTCTTCACCAAGCTTGTTCAAAATTTCCTTCTTTTAAGTTGGAG TGTACAAAATTGGTGGATTACTATGTTTCTCTTTTCTTCACAAAAGTTACTTCTTTAAGCCCAGAAGAATTTTGTGAATCAGTAAGTCTTTGTCACAAAGTGACATTCATTCGtctcccaagacatgaagaTTCTTGCGACCTTTGCCATGAGGTGGTTGATGAGATCCTTACTGATCTTGAAAATCCTGATGTGGAG CTTAAGATAATCGAGGTACTTCTGAAAGGATGCAACAATGCAGAAAATTTTGTACAAAAG TGCAAGAAGTTGATCATCCAAAATGCACCAATCATACTAGAACATATCAAGAAGTTTCTGAAGAAGAGAGATTTCTGCAATTCTATCCATGTATGTGGAGGCAAGATTATTCCTGCTAGAGCAGGAGACCTTGGGGCCCTTTCTGCTGCCTGA
- the LOC107275871 gene encoding CBL-interacting protein kinase 22, producing MPPAGDDESPAATGDGYSKKVLQGRYELGRVLGQGASSKVYRARDARTGAHVAVKAIRKQQQPHHHPSCRSPEAAAAARRCVEVEREVAALRRVRGHPHVVALLDVLATRSTVYLVLELASGGSVLSALDSRGGGHYDEPAARRLFAQLASAVAHAHSLGVFHRDIKPENLLLDERGDLRLTDFGLSAFADADQHLGATDGLAATHCGSPAYVAPEILLKRRYDASKADVWSCGVVLFVLTAGYLPFNDGNLMAMYRKICAAKFRCPKWCSQELRSLIGRMLDPEPDTRIKIGEIFDHPWLQQDGSSSSFGMIQAASSHSKPEVEKWEAELEQAMELNAFDIIGFASGCDLSGLIGPLPDRVRFVLPGGDSKSVLDKVEKLGREEGLVVRRKEEEWCGGVHVEATSGKFTAYVRVNLLPKKILMIEAERVIGSEIPKFWHQLQIGNLLVRK from the coding sequence ATGCcaccggccggcgacgacgagtcgccggcggccaccggcgacggctaCTCGAAGAAGGTCCTGCAGGGCCGGTACGAGCTCGGCCGCGTGCTCGGCCAGGGCGCCTCCTCCAAGGTGTACCGCGCGCGCGACGCCCGCACGggcgcccacgtcgccgtcaAGGCCATccgcaagcagcagcagccgcaccaCCACCCGTCGTGCCGCTCGCccgaggcggccgccgcggcgcggaggtgcgtggaggtggagcgggaggtcgccgcgctccgccgcgTGCGCGGCCACCCGCACGTGGTGGCGCTCCTCGACGTGCTCGCCACCCGCTCCACCGTCTACCTCGTCCTCGAGCTCGCCAGCGGCGGCAGCGTCCTGTCCGCGCTcgacagccgcggcggcggccactaCGACGAGCCCGCGGCGCGCCGCCTGTTCGCGCAGCTGGCCTCCGCGGTGGCGCACGCGCACTCCCTCGGCGTGTTCCATCGCGACATCAAGCCGGAGaacctcctcctcgacgagcGCGGCGACCTCCGGCTCACGGACTTCGGGCTCAGCGCGTTCGCCGACGCCGACCAGCACCTCGGCGCCACAGACGGCCTCGCCGCCACGCACTGCGGCTCCCCGGCCTACGTCGCGCCGGAGATCCTCCTGAAGCGGCGGTACGACGCCAGCAAGGCGGACGTGTGGTCCTGCGGCGTCGTGCTCTTCGTGCTCACCGCCGGCTACCTGCCGTTCAACGACGGCAACCTCATGGCCATGTACCGGAAGATCTGCGCCGCTAAGTTCCGGTGTCCAAAATGGTGCTCGCAGGAGCTCCGCTCCCTTATCGGGCGGATGCTTGACCCGGAACCCGATACCCGCATCAAGATTGGTGAAATCTTCGATCACCCTTGGCTCCAACAAGATGGGAGTTCATCATCATTCGGTATGATCCAAGCTGCGTCCTCTCATTCTAAACCAGAGGTAGAGAAATGGGAGGCTGAATTGGAGCAAGCAATGGAGCTAAATGCTTTCGACATAATCGGGTTCGCCTCGGGATGCGATCTAAGCGGGTTGATCGGTCCATTGCCAGATCGAGTTCGATTCGTCTTGCCGGGTGGGGATTCCAAGTCAGTTCTGGACAAAGTTGAGAAGCTAGGGCGAGAGGAAGGGCTTGTAGTGAGGAGGAAAGAGGAAGAATGGTGTGGAGGAGTTCATGTAGAGGCAACTAGTGGGAAATTCACTGCATATGTGAGGGTTAATCTATTGCCCAAGAAAATACTGATGATAGAGGCTGAAAGGGTTATTGGAAGCGAGATTCCTAAATTTTGGCATCAACTTCAGATTGGTAATCTATTAGTAAGAAAATGA
- the LOC136351272 gene encoding uncharacterized protein isoform X2: MTHRQATTRQQSAARPPPPQSVPSPRPPPSTPVSSPAAGADLHPASRGGAGVLLLPPHSHPNPSHPASASNFVSSPAACADPHPASRGGARRPPSSTASSLAVGEKISNMETSLTMKVDPQLCQICEEFATEALFYLNENETQVEIIATLHQACSKFPSFKLECTKLVDYYVSLFFTKVTSLSPEEFCESVSLCHKVTFIRLPRHEDSCDLCHEVVDEILTDLENPDVELKIIEVLLKGCNNAENFVQKCKKLIIQNAPIILEHIKKFLKKRDFCNSIHVCGGKIIPARAGDLGALSAA; encoded by the exons ATGACCCATAGGCAGGCGACAACGCGGCAGCAGAGCGCTGcacgacctccgcctccccaATCCGTCCCgtctcctcgcccgccgccctcgactCCCGTCTCCTCGCCTGCCGctggcgccgatctccatcctgctagcagaggtggcgccggcgtcctcctgctcccgCCGCATTCGCATCCTAATCCATCCCATCCGGCCTCGGCCTCGAATTTCGTCTCCTCGCCCGCCGCttgcgccgatccccatcctgCGAGCAGAGGTGGCGCCCGGCGTCCTCCTTCTTCCACCGCATCGTCGCTCGCCG TTGGTGAAAAGATTTCAAATATGGAAACATCCCTGACAATGAAGGTAGATCCACAACTATGCCAAATTTGTGAGGAGTTTGCCACAGAAGCTCTCTTCTATCTTAATGAGAATGAGACCCAAGTTGAAATCATTGCCACTCTTCACCAAGCTTGTTCAAAATTTCCTTCTTTTAAGTTGGAG TGTACAAAATTGGTGGATTACTATGTTTCTCTTTTCTTCACAAAAGTTACTTCTTTAAGCCCAGAAGAATTTTGTGAATCAGTAAGTCTTTGTCACAAAGTGACATTCATTCGtctcccaagacatgaagaTTCTTGCGACCTTTGCCATGAGGTGGTTGATGAGATCCTTACTGATCTTGAAAATCCTGATGTGGAG CTTAAGATAATCGAGGTACTTCTGAAAGGATGCAACAATGCAGAAAATTTTGTACAAAAG TGCAAGAAGTTGATCATCCAAAATGCACCAATCATACTAGAACATATCAAGAAGTTTCTGAAGAAGAGAGATTTCTGCAATTCTATCCATGTATGTGGAGGCAAGATTATTCCTGCTAGAGCAGGAGACCTTGGGGCCCTTTCTGCTGCCTGA